A single genomic interval of Halobacillus halophilus DSM 2266 harbors:
- a CDS encoding LppM family (lipo)protein — protein sequence MKKTWILIAAGLLILLTACVQGDIGVKINKDGSGTSTITLGVEESTYEQFGQRAETMLSSVNDELEAQGYTVESYTEEGYKGFKATESFENAQDMQVIPSMGAVSETGTGGSMSNVPLDVSVEDGFFTKTYRVEGELDLENSGLLGGMQQLVSNQLDLTFTLDLPISPEDHNADEVNGDVLTWNIKTAGTTELMVEAAVPNVRNIILTAAGVLLLGVMLFFVIRKRRRTS from the coding sequence TTGAAAAAAACCTGGATACTTATAGCTGCCGGTCTGCTTATTCTATTAACCGCCTGCGTGCAGGGAGATATAGGTGTAAAAATTAATAAAGATGGCAGCGGAACAAGTACGATCACACTCGGAGTTGAAGAGAGTACCTATGAGCAGTTCGGCCAGCGTGCAGAGACTATGCTAAGCTCCGTTAATGATGAATTGGAAGCGCAAGGCTATACCGTCGAATCCTATACGGAAGAAGGCTACAAGGGGTTTAAAGCCACGGAGTCGTTTGAGAATGCTCAGGATATGCAGGTGATCCCTTCAATGGGCGCTGTTAGTGAGACTGGCACAGGAGGTTCCATGAGTAATGTACCGCTCGATGTGTCCGTGGAGGATGGCTTTTTTACGAAAACGTACCGTGTCGAAGGGGAACTGGATCTTGAAAATTCAGGTTTATTAGGCGGGATGCAGCAGCTCGTTTCCAATCAGCTGGATCTGACCTTCACGCTGGACCTGCCGATTTCCCCTGAGGATCACAATGCCGATGAAGTAAACGGCGATGTATTAACGTGGAATATTAAAACCGCCGGAACCACAGAGCTCATGGTGGAAGCAGCGGTTCCGAACGTTCGAAATATTATTCTGACAGCGGCGGGCGTCCTTCTATTAGGTGTCATGTTGTTCTTTGTCATTCGGAAGCGTAGACGTACATCATAA
- a CDS encoding lipase/acyltransferase domain-containing protein has product MKKRIPLRYTGAFQNKASGNPGEWYLGETPNPVSETKRPILFVHGFNRSADTWYESNDMYATAYENGYETAFIDVYPDRNMWENGALLAQKIKEIYQHFGEKIVVVAHSKGGLDTQVALVHYGADPYIERMITLATPYYGSQLADLAYSRWASWLANILGSKNEATYSLQTGYMSQFRSETDSQPNVLQTPIYTLAGTKWGRFGTSLYWGGLYLRAYGSNDGAVTVNSSRLVYATDIGAGDWNHTTIKEGSATFNKFAPYLQEQVESLANHQAASTAHGVHEPAASNYISGGEFTGTKTETIYVEKGVQELTVNWATAQASTRLILTDPSGGTHEKFTTTHDETTFFEGAYHHTFAEENPEPGAWTLEASSLQQEHYLLTASFTSPLNNLLSTALSSEDRKLRINAQNLEFQTDVTIDYYKNGQLQLSDMKASQVSKTDFHVPDLGEGMYNMTMNIHGSYAQQPFRRTIIQSIYADDHGNLY; this is encoded by the coding sequence ATGAAAAAGAGGATTCCCCTTCGATATACAGGTGCTTTTCAAAACAAAGCCTCTGGCAATCCCGGCGAATGGTATCTCGGTGAAACCCCCAATCCCGTCTCGGAAACCAAACGCCCGATCCTGTTCGTCCACGGATTTAATCGATCCGCTGACACCTGGTATGAGAGCAATGACATGTATGCGACCGCTTACGAGAACGGCTACGAAACTGCCTTTATCGATGTATATCCGGACCGAAACATGTGGGAGAACGGAGCTTTACTCGCACAAAAAATAAAGGAAATCTACCAGCATTTTGGAGAAAAAATCGTAGTGGTCGCCCACAGTAAAGGTGGCCTTGATACGCAGGTCGCTCTCGTTCACTATGGTGCCGATCCCTATATCGAACGAATGATCACGCTCGCCACTCCTTATTACGGTTCGCAACTAGCGGATTTAGCCTACAGCCGCTGGGCCAGCTGGCTGGCGAATATACTCGGAAGTAAAAATGAAGCCACCTACTCCCTGCAAACTGGCTACATGAGCCAGTTCCGCTCCGAAACAGACAGCCAGCCCAATGTATTACAAACCCCGATTTATACTTTAGCAGGTACGAAATGGGGCCGCTTCGGCACCTCCTTATACTGGGGCGGATTATACTTACGTGCTTACGGCAGCAATGATGGAGCCGTGACGGTGAATAGCTCGCGGTTAGTGTATGCAACCGACATCGGCGCCGGTGACTGGAACCACACGACCATTAAAGAAGGTTCTGCCACCTTCAACAAGTTTGCGCCTTACTTACAAGAGCAGGTGGAATCATTGGCGAATCACCAGGCCGCAAGCACTGCCCATGGCGTGCATGAGCCCGCTGCCAGCAATTATATAAGCGGCGGAGAATTTACCGGTACGAAGACAGAAACCATCTATGTGGAAAAAGGGGTTCAGGAACTGACCGTCAACTGGGCAACCGCTCAGGCTTCCACCCGTTTGATTCTCACCGATCCGAGCGGCGGAACACACGAGAAATTCACCACCACTCATGATGAAACTACTTTTTTCGAAGGAGCTTACCACCATACGTTTGCCGAGGAGAACCCTGAACCAGGAGCGTGGACATTAGAAGCAAGTTCCCTCCAGCAAGAGCATTACTTATTGACGGCCTCCTTTACGAGCCCTCTCAATAATTTACTCAGCACGGCTCTTTCCAGCGAGGACAGAAAGCTCAGAATCAACGCTCAGAACCTGGAGTTTCAAACCGATGTAACGATCGATTATTACAAAAATGGCCAGTTGCAGCTCAGCGATATGAAAGCCAGTCAGGTAAGCAAAACCGACTTCCACGTACCCGACCTCGGCGAAGGTATGTATAATATGACGATGAATATTCACGGAAGCTATGCCCAGCAGCCTTTTCGACGTACCATCATTCAATCCATTTATGCAGATGACCACGGTAACCTCTACTAA
- a CDS encoding ferritin family protein: MNYYPYPSYPQDFMRSQKKLIQAIEKAINGEYSAISCYNKLAQLAPDKLTKKRIEEIRRDEQRHYTEFRRLYTQLTGGGQPTPQITEECPDFFEKGIALAFNDEQETVDFYLDIADQAQDPSVKAIFRRAAADEQNHAVWFLSFQMKSGGNSENERQTEEEFGAKGAMNASTLTIPDMLTYAMQDEYLAQARYDDILNAFGNVRTFARIKEAELRHIAALNTLFTRYQVPLPEDISQVFVVTPENIKGAYGAGVRGEIDNIAMYNKFLTYQLPADMRTVFTQLRDASVNHLAAFERGLERE; the protein is encoded by the coding sequence ATGAATTACTATCCTTATCCTTCGTACCCCCAGGACTTTATGCGTTCACAAAAAAAGCTCATTCAGGCAATTGAAAAAGCGATTAACGGTGAATACAGCGCGATTTCCTGCTACAATAAGCTGGCGCAGCTCGCGCCGGACAAACTGACTAAAAAACGCATTGAGGAAATACGCAGAGATGAACAGCGTCACTATACAGAGTTCCGCAGGCTCTATACCCAATTAACCGGAGGCGGACAGCCGACGCCGCAAATCACTGAGGAATGCCCCGATTTCTTTGAAAAAGGCATTGCCCTTGCCTTCAATGATGAACAGGAAACGGTTGATTTTTATTTAGATATAGCCGATCAGGCTCAAGACCCCTCCGTAAAAGCAATCTTCCGCCGTGCTGCTGCAGATGAACAGAACCACGCAGTCTGGTTTTTATCTTTTCAGATGAAAAGTGGTGGAAATTCGGAAAATGAACGTCAGACGGAAGAGGAATTCGGCGCTAAGGGAGCCATGAATGCTTCCACTTTAACCATTCCTGACATGCTTACTTACGCGATGCAGGATGAGTATCTAGCCCAGGCCAGGTATGACGACATTTTAAACGCGTTCGGAAATGTTCGTACATTTGCACGGATCAAAGAAGCGGAATTACGGCATATCGCTGCTTTAAATACGCTTTTTACGCGCTATCAGGTGCCATTACCTGAGGACATCTCCCAGGTATTTGTCGTAACCCCCGAAAATATTAAAGGAGCCTATGGGGCTGGCGTTCGAGGCGAAATCGATAATATCGCGATGTACAACAAATTCTTAACGTATCAGCTTCCTGCCGATATGAGGACAGTGTTTACGCAGCTTCGAGATGCATCGGTGAATCATTTGGCTGCATTTGAGAGAGGGCTCGAGCGAGAATAG
- a CDS encoding C40 family peptidase — protein sequence MYKSRSSVRKYVVSSTMAATIVLSPMAAQGVFAQANPDQIEESDAQESSEISFLHKGDQGESVEALQTKLQSLGYYTYSLDGLFGPITEDAVEEFQADQGLKVDGLAGPNTMAALSSTEDTGKETDEDEAQDEQEAEEAPEEEVSASGEVDSESSEVAEVAEDLIGVPYVWGGTTPDGFDSSGFIQYAYEQAGIDLSRTHRANWSNNGEFVESPDVGDLVFFEDTYDVNGASHSGIYVGDNKIVHAGNDGIEYADLTNDYWQDHYLGTKSFE from the coding sequence ATGTATAAATCTAGATCATCCGTACGAAAATATGTGGTTTCATCCACTATGGCCGCAACCATCGTCCTCTCGCCTATGGCAGCTCAGGGTGTATTTGCGCAGGCGAATCCAGACCAAATAGAGGAAAGTGACGCTCAAGAGTCTTCAGAAATTTCCTTCCTGCATAAAGGGGATCAAGGGGAAAGTGTAGAAGCTCTGCAAACTAAACTTCAATCGCTTGGTTATTATACATATAGCCTGGACGGCCTTTTCGGCCCGATTACCGAAGACGCCGTGGAAGAGTTTCAAGCTGATCAAGGTCTCAAGGTAGATGGATTGGCGGGACCGAATACAATGGCCGCGCTATCATCCACCGAAGATACAGGTAAAGAGACTGATGAAGATGAAGCTCAAGATGAACAGGAAGCAGAAGAAGCACCTGAGGAAGAAGTATCAGCTTCTGGAGAAGTGGATTCCGAATCCAGCGAAGTGGCTGAGGTTGCCGAAGATCTCATCGGCGTCCCTTATGTCTGGGGCGGTACCACACCAGACGGTTTCGACAGCAGCGGCTTCATTCAATATGCTTATGAGCAAGCCGGAATAGACCTATCCCGTACGCACCGTGCGAATTGGAGTAATAACGGCGAATTCGTCGAGTCACCGGACGTTGGGGATCTTGTCTTTTTCGAAGACACCTATGATGTAAACGGCGCTTCTCACAGCGGCATTTATGTAGGGGATAACAAGATCGTTCACGCAGGAAATGACGGTATTGAATACGCCGATCTGACGAATGACTACTGGCAGGACCATTATTTAGGCACGAAGTCTTTTGAATAA